Proteins encoded within one genomic window of Calditrichota bacterium:
- a CDS encoding extracellular solute-binding protein — MHRFPWLVCSFIVLTILGLNCARNENHSQKQDVVQLTYWPSANQYEINLAALEVKQWNAAHPKIQIKMQPIPASQSSEEVLLAAIAAKTTPDICSNIWPGTMGQFTRAGAVVRLDTFPDFDSLLTSRVPKDLVDGCRYLDGHVYQFPWKTNPVMIQYNVDMLKAVGVDSFPQTYSDYLNVGRKVTRDLNGDGQTDQWMSYVDVREKWWTRFFDYYPFYIAASGGKTLLKGRTVIFDNENSVEVFRFFQEGFNEAIFPRARFQTDPFLTEIVASRFTGPWEIIHTEKYKPKGLHYDFARIPLPDGQKGPSYTYGDPKNIVIFSTTRHPKAAWQFVKFLVSRKNDLALLRLCSQLPVRKNLLKDSLFVPYFRKNPYMVKFARYIPFTRGV; from the coding sequence ATGCATCGGTTTCCGTGGCTTGTTTGTAGTTTCATCGTGTTGACTATTTTGGGATTAAATTGCGCCCGAAACGAAAATCATTCGCAAAAACAAGATGTTGTTCAACTAACCTACTGGCCATCCGCCAATCAGTATGAAATTAATCTGGCGGCTCTTGAGGTCAAACAATGGAATGCCGCGCATCCGAAAATCCAGATTAAAATGCAGCCCATCCCCGCCAGTCAGTCCAGTGAGGAGGTGCTGCTGGCGGCCATTGCAGCGAAAACCACCCCGGATATTTGTTCAAATATCTGGCCGGGTACGATGGGTCAATTTACCCGTGCCGGCGCCGTGGTGCGGTTAGACACCTTTCCCGATTTCGATTCTCTTCTCACGTCCCGTGTTCCGAAGGATTTAGTGGATGGCTGCCGCTATCTGGACGGACACGTTTACCAGTTTCCCTGGAAAACCAACCCCGTGATGATTCAATACAATGTGGATATGTTAAAAGCCGTGGGCGTGGATTCCTTTCCTCAAACCTATTCCGATTACCTTAACGTGGGGCGCAAAGTGACCCGCGATTTAAACGGCGACGGCCAAACGGATCAATGGATGAGCTACGTGGATGTCCGGGAAAAATGGTGGACCCGCTTTTTCGATTACTACCCGTTTTACATCGCGGCCTCCGGCGGGAAAACCCTGCTAAAGGGGCGGACGGTTATTTTCGACAATGAGAACAGCGTGGAAGTCTTTCGCTTTTTTCAGGAAGGATTTAATGAAGCCATCTTTCCAAGGGCCCGATTTCAAACAGACCCATTTTTAACGGAGATTGTTGCTTCGCGGTTTACCGGCCCCTGGGAAATCATTCACACGGAAAAATACAAACCGAAGGGGCTTCACTATGATTTTGCCCGAATCCCCTTACCGGACGGTCAAAAGGGTCCCTCGTACACGTATGGTGATCCCAAAAATATCGTTATTTTCAGTACAACACGCCATCCCAAAGCGGCCTGGCAATTTGTGAAATTTCTGGTTTCCAGGAAGAATGATCTGGCCCTTCTCAGGCTGTGCAGCCAACTGCCGGTTCGAAAAAATCTGCTAAAGGATTCTCTTTTTGTCCCGTATTTTAGAAAAAACCCTTACATGGTGAAATTTGCCCGTTACATTCCGTTTACACGGGGAGTGG